GGTGGCAGATGATCTGGCATGGGACAGATCATGGGGTGAAAATTGAAGTTGTTGTAGTAATAAAATTCCATTTCCGTGTTGGCGAGGGAATTCAGGTCCAAGCTATACTGCAGGGTGAGGTAACACGGGTAATTGTCTCTGTTCGCAGTCATTATCCATCTGCCGGTGCTACTGAACAGTTAAGCTTTCCCAAACTTTCGGAAGTTTAGTAAAGCCGTGTTATAGTCTTGTTGGTTGTTCTCCGTCCCGTTGTATGTCCTATCCCCATGCTTATCCTCTATCCCCGTGCCTGTCCCCTGACAGGTACTTTTTCTTACGGTATCAAATTATCTGCTGCCAGTATTGATGGGCAGCAGATACATGGGGATAATAGAAAGATTATGTGATATTAAAAGCCAGGAATTTTCAGACCTGATCACATCATCAACAAATCTTCTTTTAGCAGGCCTTTCAGGGCTTCATAGCTTACAAACACTTCTGACGGACCTTTAGAGTATGGCGCTATTTCATAACTGTTGTAGTAAAATTTTATGCCTTTTGGAAGCAGGGCGAAATTCTTGTCATTGTAATACTTTCCGTCTTCGAATTGATAACCTTCATCACTCAGATCCTGGCCAGGCTTCAGGTTGTATTTCTGTCTGAATTTCTGTTCGGCAATCTCGTTAAGTCTGGTTTCAAATCCGGGCATGAACAGTGATTCAAAGGTTATTTTATTACCCGTTTCTGCATCAAAGTTTAGGTACTGTAAATAGTAGCTGCCGTGGGCACCTCCTGTATACATATCAGCGGCCAGCTCTATTGATATTACCATGCTGTCATTTCTCAGTACTTTGCCGTCCAGGTAGGCATACCAGCCAAAGGCGTCTCCAAAGGCTTCCTTTATCTCTTTATAGTCACTTATAAACCTGTCGGCAAAGAGTTCCAGGCTTTTATTTTCTGCTGTGTCAGGGAAAACCAGCTCTGTTACACCCTGCTGTATTTCGTGGTTAATTTGGTCAGTAAGCTCAGGGTATTCTTCTGATTTAAATATGGGATAGTCTAAGTTAATACGGGTGCAATATGCGGAAGTATCGGTTTTACAATCACCATATTTTTTTGTGAATGAAGTGAATTCATAATATAACGATGACTTTTCTTCAACTGTATCCTGAGTTGCGGAGGTTTGTTGTTCATTTTTGATTTCACAATTTGTTAAAAAGACAGCCAATGCTAATAGAAGTATCAAATAAGTGGTTTTCATAAATTAGAAAGTTGTATTTATCGGTTTTGCTAAGTAGACTGGGGCTGGTTAATTTGAGCTTTCACTCTTTTTTAATGGAAGATATAAAATAAAAAAGTAAGCCCGAAGACTTACTTGTAAAACCGTGGAATATTCTTTTGGCTTACAAAAGCTCATTGGCCAGGTTAGCCAGTTCCGA
This region of Fulvivirga ulvae genomic DNA includes:
- a CDS encoding DUF3298 and DUF4163 domain-containing protein; the encoded protein is MKTTYLILLLALAVFLTNCEIKNEQQTSATQDTVEEKSSLYYEFTSFTKKYGDCKTDTSAYCTRINLDYPIFKSEEYPELTDQINHEIQQGVTELVFPDTAENKSLELFADRFISDYKEIKEAFGDAFGWYAYLDGKVLRNDSMVISIELAADMYTGGAHGSYYLQYLNFDAETGNKITFESLFMPGFETRLNEIAEQKFRQKYNLKPGQDLSDEGYQFEDGKYYNDKNFALLPKGIKFYYNSYEIAPYSKGPSEVFVSYEALKGLLKEDLLMM